In Fervidicoccaceae archaeon, the DNA window AGCCCATCGAGGAGATCAAAATGAAGCTCCTGAGCAGAGGCTATTCCCCAGACGGTCGCGAATTGATGTACGATGGGAGAACCGGCGAGCTCTTGGGTCAGCCCGTCTTGATAGGCGTGGTGTACTATCAGAGGCTACACCACATGGTGGCGGACAAGTTCCACGCGAGAGCGCGCGGACCGGTCCAGCTGCTCACGAGGCAGCCCACCGAGGGCAGAGCGAGAGAGGGCGGCCTGCGCTTCGGAGAGATGGAGAGAGACGCGTTGGTCGGTCACGGGACAGCCATGGTTCTCAAGGAGAGACTCCTCGACAACAGCGACAGAACCATTGTCTACGTTTGCGTTAAATGCGGGCTGATTGGGTGGTACGATAGGAACAAAAATAGACCCTATTGTCCGATCCACGAGGACAAAGGCGAACTATACCCGGTCGAGATGTCTTACGCATTCAAATTGCTTCTGCAGGAGCTAATGAGCATGGGAATAGCTCCAAGGCTGGAGCTTGTTGACCCGTACGAGAGAGGTGCCTGAACAATGAGCTCTCCCTCGAAGAAAGTGGTAAGCAGCATCAGGCTCGGCGTGCTCTCGCCGTCCGACATAAGGAAGATGAGCAGAGTTCAAGTGATCACGGCGGAGACCTACGATGAGGACGGCATGCCAATCCAAGGCGGCGTCATGGATCCGAGGCTTGGAGTCATAGAGCCGGGACAGAAGTGCCCCGTTTGCGGAAACGCGTTACAGACTTGCCCCGGCCACTTCGGTCACATAGAGCTGGCAAAGCCTGTCATCCACGTGGGCTTCGTGAAACACATATACGATTTACTACGCGCCACTTGCGCTAAGTGTGGGCGCTTGCTCTTGTCGCAGGATCTCGTCGAGAAGTATCTCGACCTCCTCGATAGGCTCGAGAAATACATACCGCGACTTGTCCCCAGATTACACGAGCAGGTCAAGAACAAAGCTTTCTCTGCTCCTTCTTGTCCTCACTGCGGAGCTCCCCACTTGAAGGTTAAGTTCGAGAAGCCCTCACACTTCTACGAGGAAAGCGAAAAGGGGCTGAGGAAGCTCGCCCCCGATGAGATTCGCGCCAGGCTCGCCAACATACCAGACAGCGATTTGAGGCTTCTCGGAATTAACGCGTCTGAGAGCAGGCCCGAGTGGTTCGTCCTCACTGTGTTGCCGGTCCCCCCCGCTCAGGTGAGGCCCAGCATATTGCTCGAGACCGGCATAAGATCTGAGGACGACTTAACGCACAAGCTCGTCGACATAATAAGAGCCAACTTGAGACTCAAGGAGAGCATAGAGGCGGCCGCGCCCCCTATTGTAATAGACGACCTCTGGGAGCTTCTCCAGTACCACGTGACCACGTACATAGACAACGAGGTGCCCGGCATACCACCGGCGCGCCACAGGTCCGGCAGGGCCCTCAAGACTTTGGCGCAGAGGCTACGCGGCAAAGAGGGGAGGTTCAGGGGGAACCTCTCGGGCAAGCGCGTCGACTTTTCCGCCAGGACGGTCATCTCGCCCGACCCCAACCTCAGCATAAACGAGGTCGGGGTCCCAGAGGAAATGGCGAAACTCCTCACGGTCCCAATGGTCGTGACCCCGTGGAACATCGACGAGGCTCGGAGGCTCGTTATGAATGGCCCGGAGCGCTGGCCGGGCGCCAACTACATCATAAGACCCGATGGGAAGAGAGTGGATCTAAGGTTCTTCAAGGACAGGAAGGCTCTCGCCAGTTCCTTAGCCCCAGGCTATGTGGTCGAGCGTCACTTGATGGACGGCGACGTGGTGCTATTCAATAGGCAACCTACCCTCCATAGAATGAGCATCATGGCACACATAGTCAAGGTGCTGCCGGGCAAGACCTTCAGACTTAACCTCCTCGTCTGTCCGCCCTACAACGCAGACTTCGACGGCGACGAGATGAACCTCCACGTGGTCCAGACCGAGGAAGCGAGAGCTGAGGCCAAAGAGCTCATGCTCGTGGAAAAGCACATACAGTCACCAAGATATGGAGGCCCGATCATTGGGGGGCTCCAGGATTACATCAGCGGAGCTTACCTTCTGACCGTGAAATCAACGGTGTTGACGAGGGAACAGGTTATGGACATCCTGTCGGTCACAGGCTACGATGGCGAACTGCCCGAGCCGGCTATCTTCTCACCGCGCGAGTTCTGGACGGGGAAGCAGCTGGTCAGCTTGTTCCTGCCTCCAGACTTCATATTCAGAGGCAGAGCGTCGGTGAGCGCGGGGAAGCTGAGATGCACTGACGAAGACTGCCTGAACGACTCCTTCGTGTTGATCAAAAAGGGGAAACTCCTCGTGGGGGTGCTCGATAAGAAGACGATAGGCGCTCAGCAGCCTGAGAACATAGTGCATTGGTTGGTTAAGGAATACGGGTCCGGGGCTGCTAGAGAGTTCCTCGACAGAGTCTTCAAGACGTTCATCTTCTTTGCCGAGAAAAGCGGCTTCACCATGACCTTCGAGGACGTTCAGGTGGAGCAACCCGTCAAGGCCCGCATTCGAGAGAAGCTAGAGGAGGCCGAGCGCGACGTGGAGAAGCTCTTAGAGGACTACGAGAGCGGAAGGCTAGAGCCCTTGCCGGGTAGAACGCTGAGTGAAACTCTGGAGCTCAAGATAATCGAGAGACTCAGCAAGGCGCGAGACGCGGCAGGGGAGATCGCCGCCGAGAACTTGGACATCTTTAACAACGCCCTCGTAATGGCCAGGACGGGAGCTAGGGGCAATATCCTCAACTTGACGCAGATGAGCGCGACGCTCGGTCAGCAGTCCGTCAGAGGCGAGAGAATAAGCAGAGGCTACCGGGGTAGAGTCCTGCCGCACTTCAAGGCGAACGACATCTCGCCGGCAGCCCGCGGCTTCGTTTACTCGAGCTTCACCGACGGGTTGAACCCGCTGGAGATGTTCTTCCACGCTGCTGGAGGACGTGAGGGTCTAGTTGACACGGCTGTAAGGACAAG includes these proteins:
- the rpoA1 gene encoding DNA-directed RNA polymerase subunit A', which translates into the protein MSSPSKKVVSSIRLGVLSPSDIRKMSRVQVITAETYDEDGMPIQGGVMDPRLGVIEPGQKCPVCGNALQTCPGHFGHIELAKPVIHVGFVKHIYDLLRATCAKCGRLLLSQDLVEKYLDLLDRLEKYIPRLVPRLHEQVKNKAFSAPSCPHCGAPHLKVKFEKPSHFYEESEKGLRKLAPDEIRARLANIPDSDLRLLGINASESRPEWFVLTVLPVPPAQVRPSILLETGIRSEDDLTHKLVDIIRANLRLKESIEAAAPPIVIDDLWELLQYHVTTYIDNEVPGIPPARHRSGRALKTLAQRLRGKEGRFRGNLSGKRVDFSARTVISPDPNLSINEVGVPEEMAKLLTVPMVVTPWNIDEARRLVMNGPERWPGANYIIRPDGKRVDLRFFKDRKALASSLAPGYVVERHLMDGDVVLFNRQPTLHRMSIMAHIVKVLPGKTFRLNLLVCPPYNADFDGDEMNLHVVQTEEARAEAKELMLVEKHIQSPRYGGPIIGGLQDYISGAYLLTVKSTVLTREQVMDILSVTGYDGELPEPAIFSPREFWTGKQLVSLFLPPDFIFRGRASVSAGKLRCTDEDCLNDSFVLIKKGKLLVGVLDKKTIGAQQPENIVHWLVKEYGSGAAREFLDRVFKTFIFFAEKSGFTMTFEDVQVEQPVKARIREKLEEAERDVEKLLEDYESGRLEPLPGRTLSETLELKIIERLSKARDAAGEIAAENLDIFNNALVMARTGARGNILNLTQMSATLGQQSVRGERISRGYRGRVLPHFKANDISPAARGFVYSSFTDGLNPLEMFFHAAGGREGLVDTAVRTSQSGYMQRRLMYALIDIYVTYDGSARLSDGTIVQMVYGEDGVDPSKSDHGKPVNVERIIDRVIGWRE